One region of Callithrix jacchus isolate 240 chromosome 16, calJac240_pri, whole genome shotgun sequence genomic DNA includes:
- the CTHRC1 gene encoding collagen triple helix repeat-containing protein 1, with amino-acid sequence MRPQGPAASPRLLHGLLLLLLLQLPAPSSASEIPKGKQKAQLRQREVVDLYNGMCLQGPAGVPGRDGSPGANGIPGTPGIPGRDGFKGEKGECLRETFEESWTPNYKQCSWSSLNYGIDLGKIAECTFTKMRSNSALRVLFSGSLRLKCRNACCQRWYFTFNGAECSGPLPIEAIVYLDQGSPEMNSTINIHRTSSVEGLCEGIGAGLVDVAIWVGTCSDYPKGDASTGWNSVSRIIIEELPK; translated from the exons ATGCGCCCCCAGGGCCCCGCAGCCTCCCCACGGCTGCTCCACGGcctcctgctgctcctgctgctgcagctgcccGCGCCGTCGAGCGCCTCTGAGATCCCCAAGGGGAAGCAGAAGGCGCAGCTTCGGCAGAGGGAGGTAGTGGACCTG TATAACGGAATGTGTTTACAAGGGCCAGCAGGAGTGCCTGGTCGAGACGGGAGCCCTGGGGCCAATGGCATTCCGGGTACCCCTGGGATCCCAGGTCGGGATGGATTCAAAGGAGAAAAGGGGGAATGTTTGAGGGAAACCTTTGAGGAGTCCTGGACACCCAACTACAAGCAGTGTTCATGGAGTTCACTGAATTATGGCATAGATCTTGGGAAAATTGCG GAGTGTACATTTACAAAGATGCGTTCAAACAGTGCTCTAAGAGTTTTATTCAGTGGCTCACTTCGGCTAAAATGCAGAAATGCATGCTGTCAACGTTGGTATTTCACATTCAATGGAGCTGAATGTTCAGGACCTCTTCCTATTGAAGCTATAGTTTATTTGGACCAAGGAAGCCCTGAAATGAATTCAACAATTAATATTCATCGCACTTCTTCTG TGGAAGGACTTTGTGAAGGAATTGGTGCTGGATTAGTGGATGTTGCTATCTGGGTTGGTACTTGTTCAGATTACCCAAAAGGAGATGCTTCTACTGGATGGAATTCAGTTTCTCGCATCATTATTGAAGAACTACCAAAATAA